ACTCGGACAGGTTCACGCCGGGCCGCTGCGCGGCGAGCGGATCCAGCCCGAAGGAATCGACCGAGGCCGGCAGCTCGAAGCCCGACCGCTCGACGCGAGTGGCGGTGACCGTGACCGGGTCCATCGACCGCGCCTGAGCCTGCGCGGTCGCCGGGGCCGGGGCGACCAGCGCGAGCAGGCAGGCGCCGACCCCGCCGGCTGCGGCCTTTCGGCTCACGCCGCCGCCCAACGCCGGCTCGAACCCAGGCTCAGACCCCGGCCGCCGCGCCGTCGCTGCGCGGATCGGACGCGCCCTCGATCAGGCCGTCCGGATGCCGCACCAGCGCGCCGGCATGGCCCATCGTGTCGCTGAAGCCCTCCGCGAGCAGCTCGACCTGGTGGCCGGCCGCGCGCAGCGACTCGACCAGCTCCGCGTCGAAGCGGCTCTCCAGCTTCAGGCTGGTGCTGACGTCGCCCCAGGTGCGGCCGAGCAGCCAGCGCGGCGCGCTGACCGCCTGCTGCAGCGTCTGGCCGAAGCGCGCGTAGCGGGTGAACACCGCGGCCTGGGTCTGCGGCTGGCCCTCGCCGCCCATCGTGCCGTAGGGCATGACCCGGCCGTCGTCGAACAGCGCGAGCGCCGGGTTCAGCGTGTGGAAGGGCTTGCGGCCCGGCTCGAGCGCGTTCAGCGCGGCCGGGTCGAGCGAGAAGCTGGTGCCGCGGTTCTGCCAGCAGATGCCGGTGCCGGGCACCACGACGCCGGAGCCGAACTCCCAGTAAACGCTCTGGATGAAGCTGACCGCCCTGCCCTCGCGGTCGATCGCGCCCATCCAGATCGTGTCGCCGGGCGCGGCCGGCTCGGGCCAGGCCAGCGCACGGGCCATGTCGATCTCCTCGGCCAGCCGGTCGAGCACTTCGTCGGCCAGGAAGGACGCGGGCGGCTCGGGCACGCGGCCCGGGTCGGTCACGATCCGCTCGCGCACGCGGAAGGCGCGCTTGGTCGATTCGACCAGCCCGTGCAGGTGCGCGAAGCCCTCGCCCTCGGTGACCGCGAGCCGGTCGAAGATGCCGAGGATCATCAGCGCGGCGAGCCCCTGCGTGGGCGGCGGCAGGTTGTAGACGGTGGCGTCGGCCAGCCGAACCGACAACGGCTCCACGATGCGCGCCTGGTGCGCGGCCAGGTCGGCCGCGCGCAGCGGGCTGCCGAGCCGCTCGAGCCCGGCGGCGATCTTCGCGGCCAGGCCACCGCGGTAGAAGTCGTCGAGCCCGCGCTCGGCCAGCGTCTGCAGCGTCTGCGCGAGCGCCGGCTGGCGCAGTAGGTGGCCGCGCGCCGGCGGCTCGCCGTCGACCAGGTAAGCGTCGGCGAAGCCGGGCGCGTCCTTCAGGCCGTCGAGCTTCTGCCGGGTGAGCGCCGCCTGGCTGGCGGTGACCGCCACGCCGTCGCGGCCGTGCCGGATCGCGTCGGCGAGCAGCCGCGACAGCGGCAGCGGCTTGCCCCAGCCTTGCGCCACCTCCAGCGCCTTGGCCCAGCCGCTGATGGTTCCAGCGACAGTGAGCGCTGCCTTCGGTCCGCGCGACGGGATCGCGTCGAGTCCGGCGTAGAAGCTCCGGTCGGCCAGCCCGGCGGCAGCGCCGCAGGCGTCGATCGCCACCGGCGGCTTGCCCGGCTCGTGGATCAGCCAGAAGCCGTCGCCGCCGATCGCGTTCATGTGCGGATAGACGACGGCGATCGCGGCGGCCGCGGCCACCATCGCCTCGACCGCGTTGCCGCCGTCACGGAGCACGTCGCGGCCGGCCTG
This genomic window from Zeimonas sediminis contains:
- a CDS encoding gamma-glutamyltransferase family protein; this translates as MIQTPAALGGMIVAPHHLAAQAGRDVLRDGGNAVEAMVAAAAAIAVVYPHMNAIGGDGFWLIHEPGKPPVAIDACGAAAGLADRSFYAGLDAIPSRGPKAALTVAGTISGWAKALEVAQGWGKPLPLSRLLADAIRHGRDGVAVTASQAALTRQKLDGLKDAPGFADAYLVDGEPPARGHLLRQPALAQTLQTLAERGLDDFYRGGLAAKIAAGLERLGSPLRAADLAAHQARIVEPLSVRLADATVYNLPPPTQGLAALMILGIFDRLAVTEGEGFAHLHGLVESTKRAFRVRERIVTDPGRVPEPPASFLADEVLDRLAEEIDMARALAWPEPAAPGDTIWMGAIDREGRAVSFIQSVYWEFGSGVVVPGTGICWQNRGTSFSLDPAALNALEPGRKPFHTLNPALALFDDGRVMPYGTMGGEGQPQTQAAVFTRYARFGQTLQQAVSAPRWLLGRTWGDVSTSLKLESRFDAELVESLRAAGHQVELLAEGFSDTMGHAGALVRHPDGLIEGASDPRSDGAAAGV